The bacterium genome window below encodes:
- a CDS encoding FeoB small GTPase domain-containing protein: MNFLKKIFNLNGKNNSCCGAREKGDDHGGKKIVIVGSPNVGKSLLFNRLTGSYVTVSNYPGTTVEVSRGKTEIGGRTFDVIDTPGTYSLFVITEEERVARNILLSEKPDVVLHVVDSKNLERMLPFTLQLIEARLPLILVLNIIDEAEKIGMKIDFQYLEKELKIPVTGTNSTSGQGIDILKGRIEEYARKIC; encoded by the coding sequence ATGAATTTTCTTAAAAAAATATTTAATCTGAACGGGAAAAACAATTCCTGCTGCGGCGCGCGCGAAAAAGGGGATGATCACGGTGGCAAAAAAATTGTGATCGTAGGTTCGCCGAATGTCGGGAAATCCCTGTTGTTTAACCGCCTTACAGGAAGCTATGTGACCGTTTCAAATTACCCGGGGACAACCGTGGAAGTATCCAGGGGGAAGACCGAGATAGGCGGCCGGACATTTGACGTTATCGATACACCGGGCACCTATTCCCTTTTTGTCATAACCGAAGAAGAAAGGGTGGCGAGAAACATCCTGCTTTCGGAAAAACCCGATGTTGTCCTCCATGTCGTGGATTCCAAAAATCTTGAAAGGATGCTGCCGTTTACACTGCAGTTAATCGAGGCGAGGCTTCCATTGATACTTGTTTTGAATATTATAGATGAAGCTGAAAAAATAGGAATGAAAATAGATTTTCAATATCTTGAAAAGGAATTGAAAATCCCGGTAACCGGAACAAATTCCACCTCAGGCCAGGGTATAGATATTTTGAAAGGAAGGATTGAAGAATATGCCAGAAAAATATGTTAG
- a CDS encoding transcriptional repressor, whose amino-acid sequence MKNHKKEEKILEEYIASKNLRPTVQRKQILNVFLATDRHLTADELYAVVKEKYSNVGFATIYRTLKLLCECGLCRELKLEDGTSRYEHLYEHKHHDHLVCIKCGRLVEVVEPGIERLQEKLFKKHGFEPERHRMELYGVCKACKG is encoded by the coding sequence ATGAAAAATCATAAAAAAGAAGAAAAGATATTAGAGGAATACATTGCCTCAAAAAACTTAAGACCCACCGTCCAGAGGAAACAAATACTTAATGTGTTTTTAGCGACCGACAGGCATTTAACGGCCGATGAATTATACGCTGTTGTTAAAGAGAAATATTCAAATGTGGGTTTTGCTACGATTTACAGGACGTTAAAGCTCCTTTGCGAGTGTGGGCTCTGCAGGGAGCTGAAACTCGAGGACGGCACGAGCAGGTATGAACATTTATACGAACATAAGCATCATGACCACCTTGTATGTATAAAATGCGGAAGGCTTGTCGAGGTCGTTGAACCTGGGATCGAGCGTCTGCAGGAAAAGTTGTTTAAAAAACACGGTTTCGAGCCTGAGCGGCACCGTATGGAGTTATACGGCGTGTGCAAGGCGTGCAAGGGATAA
- a CDS encoding transporter — protein sequence MKKKILMYCAGLGLFILLLAPCTEAARPLATEDAGVAGDKNVQAEISLDYASTDTYRNYTFLFVPVYGIGEKFEISAEFPYLIVKPGGEESLEGLSDINIVLKTLLVPETAKKPALLLKTVVKLNNGGEEEGFGSGDIDAVFTGVFSKDLKPFVVHANLGYTFTGKKRDGSLKNYMLYSIAMEYSLNKVIKFMSEIYGESNSHFDIGAFRHHVINPLIGLTYQFNEKTVLDISFKSGLAGWKNEEFGFSMGLSLTY from the coding sequence ATGAAGAAAAAGATTTTAATGTATTGTGCGGGTTTGGGGTTATTTATTTTATTGCTTGCCCCCTGCACGGAAGCGGCACGGCCGTTGGCCACGGAGGATGCCGGTGTTGCCGGTGATAAAAATGTTCAAGCAGAAATCAGCCTGGATTATGCTTCAACTGACACATATAGAAATTATACGTTTCTTTTTGTGCCGGTTTACGGGATTGGTGAAAAGTTTGAAATATCGGCTGAGTTTCCTTATTTAATAGTTAAACCGGGAGGTGAAGAATCTCTGGAGGGGTTGTCTGATATAAATATAGTCCTTAAGACTTTACTTGTTCCTGAAACGGCGAAAAAGCCGGCGCTGCTTTTGAAGACTGTTGTAAAACTCAATAATGGCGGTGAGGAGGAAGGATTTGGAAGCGGGGATATTGATGCGGTTTTTACCGGGGTTTTTTCTAAAGATTTAAAGCCTTTTGTCGTACATGCGAATTTAGGCTATACCTTTACCGGGAAAAAAAGAGACGGCAGCCTGAAAAATTATATGCTTTACAGCATCGCGATGGAGTATTCGCTGAATAAAGTGATAAAATTCATGAGTGAAATATATGGCGAGAGTAATTCTCATTTTGATATCGGCGCGTTTAGGCATCATGTGATAAATCCATTGATTGGTTTGACATATCAGTTTAATGAAAAAACAGTTTTGGATATTTCGTTTAAATCCGGATTAGCCGGCTGGAAAAATGAGGAGTTTGGCTTCAGCATGGGTTTGTCTTTGACCTACTAG
- the hydG gene encoding [FeFe] hydrogenase H-cluster radical SAM maturase HydG, with translation MTLGLSQILNNSLSGKILNEDEIKFLLDIEDEESLKRLLFAAGQVKESIYGKRIVLFTPLYLSNECLNNCVYCAFRRDNKDIKRKTLNMDEITLQAAALEKTGFKRVLLVSAEHPEKCSLDYLIDAVKSIYKNTGIRIVHLNAAPFSEEEFKKLKNSGIGVFQLFQETYHPETYEKMHPGGKKMDYSWRRLAMERAVSAGLKDVGIGALLGLYDYKFEVMELVRHSRELENKFGFGPHTISVPRLRPAHGALLEKPPSPVSDFDFKKIVAVLRLAVPYTGIVVTTRESPALRDEIISCGASQISAGSHTEPGGYAEKGGALTAEDGQFFIADKRSLEQMIQTIIEKKLVPSLCTACYRAGRTGENFINKTKHGEIKGFCLPNALLTLEEYALDHAVPELKEKIEKFINDNKKYLPIMSYNQFQKKFNRIKNGERDLFF, from the coding sequence ATGACTTTGGGATTATCGCAAATACTTAATAATTCACTTTCAGGAAAAATCCTTAATGAAGATGAGATAAAATTTCTCCTGGATATTGAAGATGAAGAATCTTTAAAAAGGCTCTTGTTTGCCGCCGGGCAGGTCAAGGAATCAATTTACGGCAAAAGAATAGTCCTTTTCACCCCTCTCTATTTAAGCAATGAATGCCTTAATAACTGCGTTTACTGCGCTTTCCGCCGGGACAACAAAGATATAAAACGGAAAACGTTAAACATGGATGAAATCACACTCCAGGCGGCCGCGCTTGAAAAGACCGGCTTCAAACGGGTTCTCCTGGTCTCCGCAGAACATCCTGAAAAATGTTCCCTGGATTATTTAATCGATGCCGTCAAGTCAATTTATAAAAATACAGGGATTCGCATTGTCCATTTAAACGCCGCGCCTTTCTCCGAAGAAGAATTTAAAAAACTGAAAAATTCAGGAATCGGCGTATTCCAGCTTTTCCAGGAAACATACCACCCCGAAACCTATGAAAAAATGCACCCTGGAGGAAAAAAAATGGATTATAGCTGGCGAAGGCTCGCAATGGAACGGGCTGTTTCCGCCGGGCTTAAAGATGTTGGGATCGGCGCTCTTTTAGGACTTTATGATTATAAATTCGAGGTCATGGAACTTGTCAGGCACAGCCGTGAATTGGAAAATAAATTTGGGTTCGGGCCCCATACAATTTCTGTCCCGCGTTTAAGACCGGCACACGGCGCTTTACTTGAAAAACCGCCGTCCCCTGTTTCTGATTTTGATTTCAAAAAAATTGTAGCTGTCCTCCGCCTGGCTGTGCCTTATACGGGCATTGTCGTAACCACACGTGAATCCCCGGCGCTTCGCGATGAAATTATATCCTGCGGCGCTTCCCAGATCAGCGCGGGTTCACACACTGAACCCGGCGGCTACGCGGAAAAAGGCGGGGCATTAACCGCTGAAGACGGCCAATTTTTTATCGCGGACAAACGCAGTCTCGAACAAATGATTCAAACAATCATCGAAAAAAAACTGGTCCCGAGCTTATGCACAGCCTGCTATCGCGCAGGGAGAACCGGCGAAAACTTTATAAATAAGACAAAACACGGGGAGATAAAGGGATTTTGCCTTCCAAACGCCCTTTTGACACTTGAAGAATACGCCCTGGACCATGCAGTGCCTGAATTGAAAGAAAAAATTGAAAAATTCATTAATGATAATAAAAAATACCTGCCTATAATGTCATATAACCAGTTCCAGAAAAAATTTAACAGGATAAAAAACGGGGAAAGAGATTTGTTTTTTTAG